In Lytechinus pictus isolate F3 Inbred chromosome 13, Lp3.0, whole genome shotgun sequence, the DNA window ATTTAAGTAAAATCTTACAGGAAGTCTGGTTAAAAACTCTCTGAAAATCAGCAGGGGAGTAGACACGGATTCACCCATGTTCCAAATGTTGGTTTTAGAATCATCATAATTTGTGCCACTCAAAAACTTGCATAGTTGTGGTTTCATCAACTCAGAACTCCTACGTCACAATTAGAGTACTGGTATACTTATATTTTGATCAACCGCACATATTTACTTTTTATAGCTTAATGAATTTTGGATAGTGCAATATAcagggtaggcctatattgaaGTTTGTAGACTCAGATTACGCATAACTGGCCTGTATTacagaaatgaacaaaattttgtaACTGTTGTTTGATATTAGGTATCCATGCAATTAATATATTATACtacatcatattttattttattatcctAATATCCTCACAAAGGATTtagattttttatattgaaatatgccttatacataaatattttcatcttttagTTAAGAGTTAATCTGCTCAATATTTTTGGTGTTAtcatcaggggtgtgagagttcagatttttatctgatttcagatttttttcgttttgattttcagcttatttttggctctcctctgtacaaaaagtatgggagctctttctatttcagaatttttctacaagtttcagcttttttcagatctttttatttgggaccactcacacccctgtatcATGGAaccttttttaataattaatgaaatgCAATATACTTATCATTGCTGAAATACAGTAGAGAGAGAGTTTGGCTGACCCGGTTTCTATGGATTACCAATATGGTGCATAATGATTAGCTAGGCAAGCccaattcaaaaggaaattGCGCCATGTTGGTAACCCATTGAAACCGGGTTGGCCGAACTCTTTATATtaaaaaggggaatccagccttggtcataaaatgttgtgttggaaaggagaaaaataaatataacagaatggtgaaagtttgaaagaaatcggacaagcaatacgAAAGTTACAggtgctttaaaattgagatccctaatactatgtagatttcaaattggcaactgggtaagtaaattatgacaaggggcaaggacaactttcccataggccatgtactttattatcagggatttgtggttttctcctaagtaacCATTCCCCTGGGAccgtaatctaaatataacccaagtaatatattgttttatatcctcataaaagaaaaatataatttgaagtaaaactttttgaaaaaaatgacattttagccattttatgtatttgaGTACATGGatgagtagtccttgccttacatcactatgacatcacatatgtggccaatttgaagtctccatgggtatagtgattacctatatttacaacttttaaaaactCAAAACtgtcttattgtttgtccgatattgttcaaactttcacctatcaacttgtgtgatttttctttgtcctCTACCAACAAGTTTTtctttgggttggattcccctttaatggcTCTGCTGAAATAACAATCATTGCGCCCTCTCTTGACTAGATAATagtaaaaaatgtaagaataagaTTATATTTTTATCTAGTTCAATTTGAGATGTCTGgaattgtcatatttttttcaatatgagaTAGTTGCTCTAAAAAGTATACTACCTTTTTATGGGGACAAATTACATAAATAACCAGTTCTGATATACTTTGATTGAGTAGCAAGATTAGGTTAATTGACTCAATATAATCAAATCATTGAGTGTGATAGATCAATGATTGCTGAGAATACCATCAACTCAGATCATACAATCAGGGTATGCATGCTGAATGCATATTTTAAAAAGAGTGCCAATTTCCACTGTTCCAATAAGCGCACATTTTGACCGGTACCTCTGGGACTGCTGAAAGCACCCATTAGCCACTGGAAAGGTGCTTTTGTTGTtaggcaaaaaaaatattttaaaaaggtgGTCACATGATGAGATCTGGCCAATCAGATGATTAGGATCCATACCACCATTTCATGATATATTATAAAGCGAATCAtgcttgattatttttttggCAAAGCTATCGCCCCATTGAGATTAAAGGTGTGCAATATACCCATGCTGTAGTGTAAATAATAACTTGTTCCGTTTATATTTTGTGTGAGTCTATAGTTTTTACTTCATCTCTCGTATTTGTCAATTGTTATTCACTTATGTATTGCTAAgttgttaaagataaattccagttttggtaacgatctcaaaatgactttttacagaatctaatataatgaccacccaagtgtctgtttgtatgaataaaaaatatgtgccaaaggattctggaagaaattgtgtaattgctgagaaataagcaaaataagcgcgaattcggtcacttccgtcgggtctttattccagtaataataatacactgtcccacgtgtgcctatctgtgttggtgatcttcagtgtgaacatttttcagcgtagatttcaagatttcacaaagttcagtttatgtaactgtaccagatctagatcctcgatgatatactgacaattaagcctggttttacagactttctcatgaaatcagtgtttactgcaactactggcatttctctttaagttGAGGTAGTCATTCAAACTGAAGTTGTAAAGTGCTGCATGTGTAAAATacatgaccaaaatgataatttgtgTTTCTGTATAAATGTTACAACAACTTGCCATGGTAGAAAATATGCCATGAACTCAACTATGCAATACTTACGTTTTTAATAATTCTAGATACCTCTACTTGTATTCCGCATGAACTGCCTTCATAGAAGCTGGTAATATTTTTAGCTTCATTATaggttttatattttgaaattagcTGAGTTTTACTAAAGGGAGATACGACCTTGGTGTTTGACTACATGTAGTCCTGTTGTGTTTTTGCATTCACATTACAATAATACTACTTATTATAGCGCCTATTATTTTATCAGAAGTTTCTAAAGCGCACTTCATTGATGCAGTATAATAACCCTCACTAGGTTATTCTCACATAAGACTCCACTATTCCTGTTTTTACAGTCATATCCTAAAAGCAAGTTTTATTCCACTTTTGGTGACCAGTTTGAAGTGAATTTTTACTGGGtccagctaaaaaaaaaattgtttttttaaagatcaagATGATTATGAATCTAATGTTGGTGCAAGGTCTACAAGTCAAAAACTGAAGCAAAAAGAAATTAGATTTTTGATGATCCTAGATGAACCAAAATAGATATTATTTTCAGGCTATACATAGTTATTAGTGACATACACATGCTGTCCTATTAAAGTCATGTTACCTTTGTGAGGATCCGATTATGAATGATATCGTAAATTTGATAGTTATACACCATTGAATATATCTGCTCAATTATCGATTCTCTTTCTGATATATAAAAgttaaatgataaatatgttaATTCTGTAATTTCTAGATCTATGAATTTGTGATCATCATAAATATGAAAGCAATATTTGACAATAAAAGTCAAGTAATATAAGTCCATTAAGTTGGTTTAAACCAGCATCTTGTTAAAGCTAGAATGTACTTTTAAGTATATTCACAAAtagattaatatatttttttaatatttgtataaaatttaTATTATGAAACACAAGCAATGTACCAGTAGTTTGTTACGGAGAGTGCTTGCACCTGAGAATAAATTAGTCCATAGTACTGTCAATGTGATGGATTGGTGTGTGTTTTACACTTTAATGACtatgattttttggggggaggtaTCAGTTTTGGtaactgattgattgattaatttattGATAGATTGATATTTTAATTGCATATTCATTGCCAGCCGATTTGATTCATgtattgatcgattgattgatggatggtTGTTGGGTAAGTTGACTGATAagttgtttgattgattgattgatttatttattgtttgatttatgtatttattgtttGGTTGATTGAtcgattatttattcatttatttatttgtttatttatttatttattcacttatagtttcattaatttattaacTGATTGATTgtttggttgattgattgatgattgatcgatgattgattgatgattgattgttatttttattgattgatcaATAGAATTATTGACTAATAGAATGATTGACTAATAGAATGATTGactaattgattgattgactatTTGGtcgattgactgattgattgttTTTTCgtttattgattgattatttgattgattgattgaatgattaagTGATTGCTTGATGGATGGTCGATTGGTTTATAGTTGTTTGATTTGTTAATTGATAAACTAATTGATCACCTAATGTTTGGTCGCTTGATaagttgtttatttttgttttactcatTTTAACATCGATTGATTGAATTTTGGAATTGCTGAATTGGTTTATTGATTGAACGAATGTGGCGATTGGTGTATTGGAAGATGAGATATAAGAGggatttgaaaattaattgattatttgattcGTGTACAAAATAATTGATGGTCTGATGGGTGGATGGgttgaataagaaaaaaaatattgaaaagttgatttgtcaattttgattaaatttgttGTTCATGATTTTAAGGTTATGAATCTTCCGCATCTAATATAATGGAAATGTGTGTTAATAGAGGGTTCGGATCCGTATTAAAAAATGAcacttttttataaaaatgtgcAAGGAGTTCacgaatttgataaaaaatatatatttggggACCAAAATTGCTCCCCTTTCCCGAATTGATGGATGTTTACCTTTATACGTTGCTTAGCATGTTTAAATGGAAACACAATCCTTTAAAAAACGTtccttttagaaaaaaaaatggtttaacaaaaaattcaaatttatgattttcCTTTATTCTAAGGCTATGACTTTAATGAATGCCTTTTTCAGTTCAGACAGGAAATCTGCCCCAATTCGGTGTTTAAAGATGGTTCGGAGCAGTctaaattaatataattttcacaATTTGCTACTTTCGAATCAAAGTGGCAAGTGGATAGCTCACGATTGTagtaaaaatatcatattttcaaaatgttttttcttttgtttttatttgattcgtattaatgttttcttttctaaGATTGTGGATATATCCGCCCATGTGGGGGCGTTAAGGGGTGGTTTAAATAAGTTTTAATGTTAAAACAATCGCCAATTATGGCCTATGAAATAAGGGGTTACATGGAACTCACAATTATAGTACAAATATCAAGTTTATTGCTTTTCCTGGTTTTTCATCCGGTGTGCCTAATTAAGTGTTACGATGGATTTAGGGACAGTTTAGTAGGTTCAATTTTGAGAATTCACAAATGACAAGagttaattaatgattaatgttCTTCATTTGATTCCAATTAATGACTGTTCTTCATGATTCCAATGACTACTTTCTCATTTAGAATGGTTGCCACCAACCCCCATTTGAAGTTTAGAGAGGTCTTGGAGCAGTCtatataacataaaaaatgacaCTTGGGCCAAGAAATGTTAGAGTTCGCTACTTGTTTACCCCccttttttgtttataaaatcgTAATTGTTCTATAATAATACGTTTTTAAAAAGATTTGACAAGCGATGTTGTTGTTAAAGAGTAAAGTATGATCAAAAGTCATGCTTAAGAACCTCAATAGTAGGTCTAACCCCAGCGATGGGCtgcttttttgtttcaaatccaTTAACTTTTCGCACGTAAACGTTGCTAACCGTCTATTTGTATTAGCCCTTCACGGCGCGCGAAGGGGGCGGGGAAAACAATTGTAAGATTATTCTTCAGAGGGGGTGTGTTTACTTTAAGTCTAGAGTGTTGTCCCTGATTtatgaaaaggaaatgaaatgaaagttcatttcttttattaagaTTATCTCGTTCTGTACAAAGTTCTTAACAAGCACCTGATGTTGATTGCATTGGTGGCAACAAGTGCGTATCGAAAACACCTTTGTAAAATCCCAATAatcacaaaataatacaatgaatgaaaacaaaatattactcGGGGATGGTGCtacaagtggggggggggggcagaaaatGATTAGCCCtatgatttttttgttcaaattgcaaaaaaagggaaaagaaacaagagcaatgaaaaaaaataaagaaagaagcgTTACCGATGTTACAATAGTATACAGAAGAAAATGGCGTCATTGAGCAAATGCATACAACCAAATAATGATTCCCTGATTTGCCAAAAATAGTTACATCAAATGACATCAACATGTTTCGTTACTATTGAACACAGTGTTTTGTGAATCAAAGTATGAAGCTCTGATCGCAGGAGTTTTttgacaaaagaaaaaaatacattcaacaTAAATTATGTTGACCAAACCACGAATGAAAATAAGCATTGTCATTTTACAAAAGAAACATTTTGGAAACATTTTTTCGGAAACATTTTATCCCCAATTTCTCTTAGAACTCAATAAGTTTCATGGAAAACAGTTGAGATTTAACCATGAATAAATGGAATTAATGTGATAACAGAATTATAGTATTAGCTTTCCtttaattctaaaaataaatctgTCATCTGCTATCATTGTAATCATAGGATAATTAAAAAACGGCAATGCGTCTATAATGAGAATTttctacagaaaaaaaagttagagtGTCCGTTTGATTAGCTAATTGCGTAAAGCcaattgaacaaaataaaggagaaagttaTTGAGATAACTCTTAAGGCCACAAAAAAAGAGGTTAATTTGTGATAGAATGAATCAActagaaaaaaagtaatttcgtGCCTCGTCGTCCTCCATCGTAAGGAACTGAGTAACTGACGAATAAAAATCCCGCCAAATGTTAGCAAAGTCATCGGGAGCAAGTCCGAATTGCAACATAAAGCAAAAAGGAAGGAATTAAACAATGCTGATTGTTTACAGAACGTGCTAATATTGACAAGGAAGGTATAAGGATTATAGGTATGCACCAAGTAAATTTATTCTCGCGATACCACAATCTGGAATTGTTTTTTGAGGAATGGGAGAGACAAAGCTCGCGTGGATGAAGCAATTAGCACGAGTGTGTAACAGGTGGGTGGTTGGTCGCGTGTCAGATAGGACGAGAGCGAGTGAGAGAAAGTGAagaaaatgagggggggggggtaaggggaGGGATTATGCTGGGGGAGGGAGGGCGGGGGAGGGGTTGAGGAGAAACAGTGATGTATGTGAGCccttttttctattaaaaaaatattattatcattatctattCATTTGTTATATTATTAATTTAGATTTTCTGGGGTTggatggggtgggggggggggggttaaaaccCTACACAAGACCCAACCGCGTCACCCCAAACAAAGAAACTGAAAAACAATATACACAGGAGAAATGAGATGGTGTCTCTCGGAGAACAGAATAGGattaatttacaaaacaaaattatgaaatatcgGGTAAAGGGCCCATATGGCTgagatttatcatttttttcttttaacaaaaattaaatttggcaTCAGTATGCTCACACTCGACTCATCGGTCgagtaaatatattataaaaagaaagaaatggaaaatatgGGACAAGACATGAAGATACAGGGACGCAgagagcgagaaaaaaaaaagatttgggggattttaagaagaagaagtagaagaagaagaaggagaagaaggagaggagaagaagaaggagaagaataagaagaagaaaaggaggagaagaggaagaagaaaaggaagaagaagaacaagaacaagaacaagaaggagaaggagaagaagaaggagaagaacaaaaagaacaagaacaagaagaagaataagaagaacaagaaaaagaagaacaagaagacgaaaaggaaaaaagaggagaagacagaggagaagaagaagacggagaagaagaagatgatgatgaaaaaagagACGAAGACGAAAAAATTAAGACACTACAGAATACTAACAGAAGAAAatcaaaaagaagaagaatataaaTGAGAATATCTACTTTAATAAACTGATTTATAAAGAGGATGAGTTGAATATTTTCCACGACACCCCAACTTTGAACtgtttaaaagaagaaaaaaaaatgtctccgTTGGAAGACGTGTGTGTTTACGTGTGTTTGGATGCAATGAAAAGCAGGGAaggattaaaaagaaaagttagAATAGGCGCTAAAAGGGTGTCTCTTACTTATCTTTACAAATACCAGAACTACTTCAATATCTAAAGGGTACTCCAGTTGAAGCATTTAAGTGGCAATcgtttaaataaaaatgaccaGCTTTTAAACGCCAATGGCCACGCGAGTCAAGTGTTTAAGCTCTGTCAATCCACTTGTTGGGCAAACAACAAAAGTGAGAGTATTTTCCGATCAAATATACTAATGTAGACCAACCTCTTGGCTTTACACCCAAGAATTTCCTTAATTATACAATGTATCAATATAATGTGGAAGGCGTTTATTGGGGGAAGGGTACTCGGTGATATTCTGATGTCCAGGAACTTTTGTATTgatcttttgagaaaaaaaattgcagtccCTCAAAAATATGGTTTATATTTCATTCTGAACAAAATGCAGTTTAAATTTTGTCACACAATTAGTGTAATGTTGTGTGCTGTTGGATCCCATGTCTCGGAACGTTAAATTTGTTTACCACAAGGAGAAACACCGCAAAAAATTGCCTGGCAGCTAGACTATATTTTGGTTGAAAGGGCGTGGCCAAAAGTGTTCTCTTTTTCATTCAGAGACTTTAAAAAGCGAAAGTTactatcaaattttgaaatgacTAAAAGTTTGTGATCTCTAAAAGGACAACCTTGTTTTATGGACATCAATCGCATTTAAGCCCTTTTTTCGTCGTCTATGTTTAACCATTGGGGTTCATTAAAGTTGCCTTAAATATCAGGAGCCTTCATTCTTATCAACTTGATCGGATGTGTTCCACTTTCATGACTGTGGACACCTTTAGTATTGAGGGAAAATAAAGGattctaaaattaaaaaataattgtctGGAATTCAGTCTTCTTGTTTTTCACAACTGTAGCTACTGTTCGTCATAACTTATACCATTCACAATCTGAAGTGAGAAAGCGACCTAATATTCTAATTTCTCTTCAATTTATTACCAATGATGCTTGCCATTTCTAGAAATATTTTAGTCGCTGTTGTGTTTTGAGAAGTCAAGTGCGAAACGCATTTTTTCCTTCGTTTTTTTGTGATTGAAGTGGTGACTCTGATAAAACATAAAAGTTCAcctttaaatgaaatgaaactgtgaatgaaaatatatataaacatatattttagCTGATACCATGCAAGAACACATCATGGAAAATACTTTCAGCTCTTTGACAATGGATACAATATCCTCAGGCGATAGCAATGATAGCAGCTTCGCATCACCATCGACATCGCCACCTACATACGCCGAGCTCACACCCGCGGTCAATTACGGTTACGACCACTGCATTATCAATTACGATCACGACAAAGTTGTCGACACCATCACGTGCAATAACGGCAACATAGCATACGACGGCGGTATCGGTCATTATCAATATGATGACGTTCCACTGAGCACCACGCACCTTCTCGACATCCTATCGACGGCGGACGTCGACGATGACGGCGATATCAGAACTGACAACGGCGAGGAGATCGACGAGGGCAGCGAACTGGCGGCATATCTCTTTCAGAACTCGGAATGGGTAACGAATAACCCGACTTTAAATAATCCAAATAATCACAACAATCACCAGTATTGTACGACATTGAATGACACACCACAATTTCAGAGTTGTTGCCAGAATGGTCCATCAGGCTATTCGTCGTTCAGTAACGGCTACTCTCATTCGGACACCCAGACCTTGCCAAATGTTCCGTATTTCGGACATAACGACAATCAATATCCACAAGGTGAGTTCTAAATTGATTAAATATGTATGACTATCATTGGAAAGGATGGGTGTCCATCCTGTTGTATAGTATTTCATTTGAGATATtacagaaatatacatgtattaatataaAAATCGGACTTGGCACTGCTTACATCGATTCTTTTAAGGGGGATCATCCATAATTTTAGAGGGTATAATAGGGTACATCTTCTATGTTGACCAAACCTTTGAACAGAAACACATGTCAAAGTTTCTAATCTTTGACAAAAAGACATTCAACAACTTAAAGGTGCCTCTCCTTACAAAAAGGAGGGGGCGGGGGCGGGGATGTCGACCCTGccgtggattttttttcaagagagaTTTTATAGAAAAAGATAATATTTTAAAGTGATATTTTCTCTCAAACATCCAGGTCGGTtttacagatggggggggggggggctgtgatTGTGTGTTctgtcaaatgaaaaatatatgtataattcaattgagaaaaaaagagtAAGCATAACGGCGTATTGCCTTCTATTAAAATATTATCTTGGCAACgcacttcaatattttttctttgttaggGGAACCATCCCTCAGTCCTTGTATCTTCTATAGAGATCTTAACGTTCAAACAGAAATATAAGATTAATTGCCGATACACTATTGAACATGAATGGCCAGCTATTTTTCATCTTATGTCACGTTTACATAAACATAAGCCTACTTCGTCAACGAAAATTTGGTCCCTACAACGATAATAAGTTGAGATTTTAAACACGTGTCTTATTTATTCTTTCgtcatttatattttcagcAATCTAGTGA includes these proteins:
- the LOC129274569 gene encoding protein dimmed-like; the protein is MQEHIMENTFSSLTMDTISSGDSNDSSFASPSTSPPTYAELTPAVNYGYDHCIINYDHDKVVDTITCNNGNIAYDGGIGHYQYDDVPLSTTHLLDILSTADVDDDGDIRTDNGEEIDEGSELAAYLFQNSEWVTNNPTLNNPNNHNNHQYCTTLNDTPQFQSCCQNGPSGYSSFSNGYSHSDTQTLPNVPYFGHNDNQYPQVSTETNGTYPNQAQSNSEHHPPFQTHILPKTRGKTTTKPRRRVVTVAQRKAANVRERRRMFGLNDAFDKLRKEVPKFKHEKRLSRIETLRLAILYIGFLDDIVTGKSVNHESEVDNVSG